GacgggagggggagggaaggcgGGCGGAACCGAGCAGGGGCACCGGACCCTGCGTGGAAAGCAGGGTCGGTCTCCATTAGCGACCTGTGTGACGCTGAGCCAGTCCCCTTCCCTCGGgtctggcctcagcttcctcacctcaaGAAGAGGTTTGTGTTTTGTCACTCATGATCTCGAAAGTCCCTGCTGACTCCTAGAGTCTTTTCTATAGAAAAGCAGAGGTGGGGCGGGGAGGTGTCCACCTTCCCTGTTCTCAGCCTCCGAGGGGCTTAAAAACCTCATGCGGAGGAGGCGCACCCTTCTCGCCCAGGCGCCGGTGGCTGCACCCGGGCTGGCCTGGAAGGCCGTCCCCCAGCTAGGGGGGAGGGCGGGGCCCCGGAGACCCCGTTCTTGGGCGCGCGGCCCCGCTGCCTTTCCTCCGGCCTTCTCGCCCCGCCCGGCCCCACCCCTCCCGGAGCTCGCCTCTAGGCACCGCGCGGGTCCCTCCTTCCCAGAGCAAAGGTGCGCTCGCTCGCCGGCTGAAGCCGAAACCTCTAGACCCGGGGCGCAAACTCAGGCAGCCTCAGCTGGCCGGCATTGCACCTGCATCCTTCaatctcttcccccagcccccccaCTGCCCGACACCGCCGGCCAGGGGGACAAAGCCCGGGTCCCTGCCGGTCAGCTCCCATTGGTTGGCCTGCACCGGAAGCGTTTGCTGACACTTTTGATTACACAGAAAGAATGCCCCTCTGGCCTCTCGCTGACCTGGCAAACTGTCTGACTCCAGGCGGTTCGGTTCTAGGGGAGGAGCGCGGTCCCCcatgccctcccctctccccccagtaAACTTACAACCCAAGCACAAACCCCCGGAAACAAATGCAGCTTCCGGACAAACATCCTGACATCTCCCACCACCTCGCACGCACATGAACCAGGGGGTCTGGCCCAGCGGGTCGGGCGTTGGGGCCGCTAAGCTGCAGATGCCACGGCCTTGTCTGTTTCCTTGTCAGTTTCGTTTCCCGCAGTTAAAGGACTGGGGTCTGCAGCCCACGCCGCGCTGTCCCCCGAACCTCTGAGAACCCCTGGTTGCCTCCACCCTGACCTCTCCAGGCACCCCGGGCACAGATAGGCCACACAGCATGGGTTCCGATTGATTATTTTTAAGGacagaaggggtggggaggggggagaagacGCACATGGTTCTGAGGGGCCAGATCAGCCATGAAGTTACAAAGTGACAGGgcgggggtgaggggcaggggtgaGCAGGAGAGGAAGCCTGGCCCTGTAtccagaggaggaagggacacTTGGTAGAGTCAGCGCGCAGGGCAGACCCACCCAGCCTCCCACTTGGCCTTCCCCAGGTGccctgccacctcctctgtgGGATCTGCTAGGGTACCAGtctgcccaccacccccagctctgcATGCAAGGACAGCCGCTAGGAGGGATTCTGCGTGTCTGCCTCTTAGGTGAAGTGAGAGCTTCTGGTCCCTGGCAAGGTCTCTCAGCTTCTTAAGGTGGAAGTGGGTTTGAAAAGTGGGGCCCATTTCCAAGATTCTTCGGCAAATGGCAGCCATTGCGCTAACCTGCTGAGAGAGGAAAGGTTGATTAAAACCCGAAGGCGCTTCCTGGCAATTCTTAGGAAACCAGAGGTCAGCACATCTAGTTGAAAGGCAAGCAATTTGGCTGCCCAGAGGTAACGTTTGTACCCATTACGTGTTAAATTCAAATAATAGTGTAACCCACTTTTCTAAGCCAGTAGCTAATCCTGAGATATTACTGCAAAGATCAGAATCTGACAGTACTTGCTAGAGGCTGCCTAATGCTTGAGGAACATCCCTTTGTGGGGTGAAATCCCTTCCACCAGGTTAACACAGCCACAGAACCAGCTATGGACAGTCACCACCTCCTTGGGGATGAGACCTTGGGGATGAGTGCTCTCCAGGGACAGCAGCAACCCTGGGCTTGAAGTTGTTGAACTCTGGGGCATGTGTACACTACTTAGGGGTTTTAATGGGCCACAGAGAGGGCTGCAAGCAGGACATAAGCACCGACCTTAAACCCAGTGTGTGTCTGGCCCACCCCTTAGAAGTCTGTGAAAGCCCTGGTGCCTGCCTAGCCCTAGAAAACCCCTGGAACCAGCACAGCAGGGGGCCAGCTGGTCTCCTCTCAAGGCAGGCAGGGGACAAGGACACTTGTGCTAGAGGAGCATGTTCATGCACACCTGGTGCCGAGATCTAGGTTGTCCATCTCTGCAAGGACTTTCTAAGTGATCCTAAGTAAATTACTCTCTCCCTCTTAGTTTATTAGTATTATTTGGCTTTCAAATGAGGGAGCACTAGAACTTTTATCTCCAAGCTTCCCTTTGAAGGAGTGCTGTGGAAAAATGTCACCCCAGGTCTGCCCCTGAGTCGGGAGAGGCAGAAATGGGGGTGCGATGGCTAGGCAAGGGCGATGGGGTGGGTGTTTTCAGGACAGACACCCCAGCGCCGTTGGGGGTCCACTACCTTCTGCTCCAGACGGGTACTGGCACTGCACTGCAGGCTCCCTCCTCCACGGGCACGTTGCACAGTTCAGCGGTAGCCCCTGCAGGGCAACCCTGGAGTTTCCAAACGCTTTGGCTACTCAGGAAGACTCCTCGCACTCGGAGTCTCCGGGGCCCGCGGGTCGCCCGGTGGAGGCTGGAGGCTGTACGGGAATCATGTGGCACTCAGGACTTCATGGCCTGGGCCGGGTTGGGGGTGCACCTTCGAAAGCGCTGGCTGCCGCAGTGTGCGCCAGAGACCAGATGCGCGGTTTCTCGCTGCATGGGTAGTGCAGGGTAAACCTGGGGCCGCCAGGCTCGGCCGCGAGGAAGTCAGCTTCTCCCGACCCGGGGGACTTAGAGAAGCAAGATGCCGCCAGGCCGCACTCCCTGCGCTCCAGGCGGCCCTCTTGCGCTGGGGCGCATGGCCGGGGAAGCGACAGCGCGCTCTTATGGAACTCTGCCAGCCTGTCCGCGGCTGTGGCCACTGCCTCCTCTtcttcagcttcctcctcctcctcctcttcctccaggtcTTCTAGGTCACTCAGCCTGAGCCCCCTGGCCTCCTGGCTAGCAGTAACGTCTGCAGGAAATCAAGAGCGAGTGAGAAAAGCCCCAGGGCCCAAGGGAAATCCGCGGGAGTGCCCATCCCCGAGAAGCTTTTAGCAAGGCGCGCCCTGCACTCAGGGCATTCGCGTTGTAATTCACCAGACCTGCCATACCGTCCCTTACACTTGCGCCAGGGCTGGCCGCCTGGCCGGGGGAAGAATtcccgccccagccctgcccccaccccggccctcccctcaccccacccccttcACCTACTCCTCTCCCAAGGATCCCCACGCCAAGGAACGCTCGCCACTTTGCACTGTGCAGTCCcgggtctcagtttctccattgtAAAAAAGTGGTGTAGGGGCACAGTTCATACCCACAGGTGGCTGCTATTAAATtaagtcaataaatattcactgagcgCCAACTATGTGTCTGACATCATTTAAGTATTAGGTATTTAGGGTACACAGCAATAAGACACCTTCTAGTGGAGCTGCCATTTAGAGGGGTTAGACAGATGTCGCCTATGTACACGTCCTCATAGTggtatagcaaaggaaacaaaacaggTTGGCATAATAGAGACGAACTGAGAGGCTACTTTGGCTTGGGTGCGGGGGGACACCTCTCGGAGGTAACACTTTGAAGTTGAGAAGAAGCCGGTTCTGTGGGGGATTCCAGGCCGAGGGAAGCGCATTGGCAAAGGCCCGGAGGCACGCAGAGAAAGCTAGTGCAAGGGTAAGCGAAAGCACCTTCCAGTAAAACCTGTAAGGCGGCTGGCAAATGTTTTTGGTACCTTTAGTGTCACCGTTTAGGCAGCCCAGCGATTCCTCCGCGCCGCCCTCTGCCTTCCTGTCCTCCGCACCTTTGTTCTTGGGCGCCCACGTCATCTTGTTCTCCTTCTTGAGGCGCCGGCGCGCGTTGGCGAACCAGGTGGACACCTGGGTGAGGGTCATCTTGGTGATGATGGCCAGCATGATCTTCTCGCCCTTGGTGGGGTAGGGGTTCTTCCGGTGCTCGTTGAGCCAGGCCTTGAGCGTGCTGGTGGTCTCCCGGGTGGCGTTCTTCCGGCGCCCAGCGCCGCTCAACTCCACCGCCCCGTACCTGGGGGGAGACCCCGATGGTGTTTTAAGATGGGAATAGGGGCtgcgggcagggcaggggacagtCTGTGGCCTGGAAGTGAGGTTCCgcgcccctcccttccctcccgcCGCATCCACCCCGCCGCCTTGGccggggaggaggaaggatgtGCAGTGCCAGCCACCAATGTGCCCCACTCCTTACCGATCATATTGGTACTGCCCCAGAGTCGGCTCATAGGGATAATAGGCTCCAGGTTGTGCCAGGCCAGGTGTAAAACTTCCTGCAGCCTCCTTGAATTCATACTGTGGATTCTGGCGGGAGGGCAAAAGAGAATTCAGGACCATGTATTTGGAGAGGAGGACAGTGGGGTAATAGCCAAGGGCGTGGACTCTGAGGTCAAGTTTGGTTAAATCCCAGTACCACCACTCacattggctgtgtgaccttgggcacagtTGTTTAACcactccgtgcctcagtttctcccttgGTAAAGTGGGGACAACAATATACCTATAGGTTATTGAGGAAGACCACGCTGGTGGAGCGCTTGGCAGAATCCCAGCTGCAGAGTAAGCAGTACTTAAATACTAGCTGGTGTGATTACTGTCCCCCCAGCACACCAGCTGAGGCATTTCCTCGATTTGCCCTCCTTCCGGGGCCATTCCTTGATCCCGTGTATCTTTATGACTTTGGATAAAGTATTTGAATCCCTTCacacctcaatttcctcatctgtaaactgagaATAGTGATGAATTGCCTACCTCACTGAATTAATAGAAGTGCAAATGTTTTCTAAACAATATGGAATTCTGGAAACTGTAAAGTGCtgtaaagatgtatttttttttcttatacgTAATCCTAACCATTTCCTTTTCTCGGAGTTGTGCGTCTTTCCTAGATTTTCCCTGGGTTTCACCCGCCGCCCCGCCGGGGCTGGCTCATGCCCCCGAGGGCCGCGTGTTCTGGCGCGCGGCCCAGGCCCCACCGCGGTACTCACCAGCGCCCCATACAGCGCGTGCGGCTCCGGGCCGTAGGGCAGGTAGCCAGGGTAGCTCTGGGCAGTTGCAGCGGCCGCGTAGGGGGCTCCATAGATGCCCAAGGCGGCGCCCAGCTCGGGCCGCGCACTGCCCAGCAGCCGACTATCGTAGGGTGCGCAGCAGAGAGCGGGAGCCGGGGTGGAGCCCGAGGCCACATCTGAGACTGAGCGCGGGCTGGATTCGCAGCAAGTGGCGCTGGAACTTGCAGACACCAAAAACTACGGGGGCGAGAAAGGGGGCACTGCAGATCAGAGGCCGGCGCCTCCCGCTGGCGGGAGCTAGAGGAAAGGAGGGAACTGTCCAATcgctccttcattcattccttcattctacATTAACTAAATGCCACCACAGGCTGAGCATTCTGTTAAGTGCTGGGATGGGAATTATCCCATAGCAATTTATCCAAACTGCCCTCATAGATGCTCCTAGGCCGTTGCTAAGGCTCCAGACTCCCAGGGGGTCCAGGAAATGTGAACGTTCTGAAACCCGACTGAAAGATGCCAAATCCTTCGCCCCCTTCCCCACTTCACAGGACCTACAAAGCTGGAGCTAGAAGTTAGCCCTAGAGGCCATCATCAACGTCTCATTCCTAATCTCATTTTCTGGAT
The Lemur catta isolate mLemCat1 chromosome 20, mLemCat1.pri, whole genome shotgun sequence DNA segment above includes these coding regions:
- the IRX6 gene encoding LOW QUALITY PROTEIN: iroquois-class homeodomain protein IRX-6 (The sequence of the model RefSeq protein was modified relative to this genomic sequence to represent the inferred CDS: substituted 2 bases at 2 genomic stop codons); the protein is MSFPHFGHPYGGASQFLVSASSSATCCESSPRSVSDVASGSTPAPALCCAPYDSRLLGSARPELGAALGIYGAPYAAAATAQSYPGYLPYGPEPHALYGALNPQYEFKEAAGSFTPGLAQPGAYYPYEPTLGQYQYDRYGAVELSGAGRRKNATRETTSTLKAWLNEHRKNPYPTKGEKIMLAIITKMTLTQVSTWFANARRRLKKENKMTWAPKNKGAEDRKAEGGAEESLGCLNGDTKDVTASQEARGLRLSDLEDLEEEEEEEEAEEEEAVATAADRLAEFHKSALSLPRPCAPAQEGRLERRECGLAASCFSKSPGSGEADFLAAEPGGPRFTLHYPCSEKPRIWSLAHTAAASAFEGAPPTRPRPXSPECHMIPVQPPASTGRPAGPGDSECEESSXVAKAFGNSRVALQGLPLNCATCPWRREPAVQCQYPSGAEGSGPPTALGCLS